Proteins encoded within one genomic window of Micromonospora halotolerans:
- a CDS encoding nuclear transport factor 2 family protein, with protein sequence MTANREIVADAFAAWSAGTGGITGIFAEDMRWEITGRSVAAGTYHPARQFVDEVLTPFDARFTAEDPFRPVLIRGIHEDPTTDTVIIAWNGAGTTTIGTTFTDTVAWFLRMRDGKVVEGTAFFDSTAFNELWQDVPA encoded by the coding sequence ATGACCGCCAACCGGGAGATCGTCGCGGACGCCTTCGCGGCCTGGTCCGCCGGCACCGGCGGCATCACCGGCATCTTCGCCGAGGACATGCGCTGGGAGATCACCGGCCGCTCCGTGGCGGCCGGGACCTACCATCCGGCCCGCCAGTTCGTCGACGAGGTGCTGACCCCCTTCGACGCGCGCTTCACGGCCGAGGACCCCTTCCGGCCCGTGCTCATCCGGGGCATTCACGAGGACCCGACCACCGACACGGTGATCATCGCGTGGAACGGCGCGGGCACCACCACGATCGGCACGACGTTCACCGACACGGTCGCCTGGTTCCTGCGGATGCGGGACGGCAAGGTGGTCGAGGGGACCGCCTTCTTCGACAGCACCGCCTTCAACGAACTCTGGCAGGACGTGCCCGCGTAG
- a CDS encoding DinB family protein, which translates to MDRCDECLFVYSALDSGALPQRLRDLAGRYPAALRGVPDPRRRPAPEVWSPLEYACHVRDVFRVQGERLALALRVAAPEFPPMGRDELVVTERYNAQDPEVVLAELATAADGFATRFATLGETELARTGVYPWPRRETRTLRWLGRHTVHEAEHHLLDIRRATGAGTAGGA; encoded by the coding sequence GTGGATCGGTGTGACGAGTGCCTGTTCGTCTATTCCGCGCTCGACAGCGGCGCGCTGCCGCAGCGGTTGCGCGACCTGGCCGGGCGCTATCCGGCCGCCCTACGCGGGGTGCCGGACCCGCGCCGGCGCCCCGCGCCGGAGGTGTGGTCGCCGCTGGAGTACGCCTGCCACGTCCGGGACGTGTTCCGCGTGCAGGGTGAGCGGCTGGCCCTGGCCCTGCGCGTGGCCGCGCCGGAGTTCCCGCCGATGGGCCGCGACGAGCTGGTGGTCACCGAGCGCTACAACGCGCAGGACCCGGAGGTGGTCCTCGCCGAGCTGGCCACGGCCGCCGACGGATTCGCCACCCGCTTCGCGACCCTCGGCGAGACCGAGCTGGCCCGCACCGGCGTCTACCCGTGGCCGCGACGCGAGACGCGGACGCTGCGCTGGCTCGGCCGGCACACGGTCCACGAGGCCGAGCACCACCTGCTCGACATCCGCCGCGCCACCGGGGCCGGAACGGCCGGCGGGGCCTGA
- a CDS encoding GNAT family N-acetyltransferase, producing the protein MLTTVAPVIPGHDAFEPVATLFDDYRAHYGQPPSAARTRGWLHDQVVQRRLAVAAAVRGAQVCGFVTTAITPASLLLGAAWSIRDLYVDPHHRRSGIAKALLQHVVDEARAAGALRVSLQTEVDNTAARTLYAEVGFRPVSGLELLNLTLAPNRPESDISAD; encoded by the coding sequence ATGCTGACGACGGTCGCGCCGGTGATCCCGGGCCACGACGCATTCGAGCCGGTGGCCACTCTCTTCGACGACTACCGTGCGCACTACGGCCAACCGCCGTCCGCTGCGCGTACCCGCGGCTGGCTGCACGACCAGGTCGTACAGCGCCGGCTCGCGGTCGCTGCCGCCGTCCGCGGCGCGCAGGTCTGCGGCTTCGTCACGACGGCGATCACCCCGGCGTCGCTGCTCCTGGGTGCCGCGTGGTCGATCCGCGATCTCTACGTCGACCCGCACCACCGGCGCAGCGGGATCGCGAAGGCCCTGCTCCAGCACGTCGTCGACGAGGCGCGCGCAGCCGGCGCGCTCCGCGTGTCCCTGCAGACCGAGGTCGACAACACTGCCGCCCGGACGCTCTACGCCGAGGTCGGTTTCCGGCCGGTGTCGGGACTGGAACTGCTCAACCTCACCCTTGCCCCGAACCGCCCGGAATCAGATATCTCCGCCGATTGA
- a CDS encoding S8 family serine peptidase: MLRRPHRRGLAGRLVSAGAALVLAATAMAATGTGAQAAQTGTGTGASAGDKIRPELTRQLQGKSEGDFWIHFGAKADLGKAGAVKDWAKRGTAVADALKKTAADSQAKIRAELDRSGTKYQTFWATNAIKVTGGSLTMAQNLAAHAEVDGLYAPVEYKLPEVTQGTDEKSVNTLEWGIANINADDVWSQYGVKGAGITVASIDSGVQFDHPALVNSYRGSNGDGTFDHNYNWFDAAGTCATAPCDEDGHGTHTMGTMAGSDGANQIGVAPEVKWIAANGCCPTDAALVSSGQWMLEPTDLNGQNPDASKRPNIINNSWGTTLPSTEPFMEDVTNAWTASGIFGTWSNGNNGPACQTSGSPGSLASNYSAGAYDVNNNIASFSSRGTGQNGEIKPNLSAPGVNVRSSVPDNSYASYSGTSMAAPHLAGAIALLWSAAPTLVGEVTATRALLNDTAVDKADTQCGGTTDDNNVYGEGRLDALALLNAAPIGDNGTLAGKVTDSATGAPVAGATIALTGPATRSLTTAADGTYSSLLPAGDYQVTVSAFGYQTRTLTATVTKNATTTLDVALTAVPSVTVSGQVTDGSGHGWPLYAKVSVEGLPVSDYTTPANGRYSLKLPAGATYRLKVESQYPGYPTVTKEVVVGSGNTTSNIAVPADPNACATAPGYTDSSDGEYETFDGTSVPDGWSVVDNAGTGQVWKFTDSGDRGNLTGGSGGFAIIDSDDYGSGGRQDTSLVSPVVNLTDVAAPVIRFNQDFNWLSSDRADVDLSLDGGTTWSNVLRQAADVRGPRVTEVPIPQAAGQAQVRVRFHYYDASWEWWWQVDNVLIGSKIVCKPVEGGLVLGHVRDKNDNGYVNGATVTSDDRPAEKATTVATPDDTELPDGFYWMFSSLTGQHPFTARAGNYVSQTKQVDVETDWATAANFQLAAGRLAVQPTSLTGTVRMPTGKVSKTFTVTNTGGAPVTAEFSERDGGFVLQRADGSQLSEQKLLGSTGAPAQRLTTPTSLAARPSGKSATAAAAPAGPQAEPWTGIANYPANVMDNRVVNLDGKIYSIAGGDGTTSSAKNYVYDPIAQSWTGIADLPAARNAMTVGVVDGKIIATGGWGAAGPDVTTWSYDPAANTWTRKADNPAPRAAAGQAVADGKLYAIGGCTTASCLPMSNSVVRYDPGTDAWETLPDYPKSVAFASCGGIGGTVYCTGGNDGSVAQKASYAFDPAANAWTAVADAPADNWASSFAVANGKLLVVGGSQGGAITNAGFAYDPATDSWANLPNANTPRYRGGAACGFYKIGGSSGSFNATKDSEVLPGLEECAEGPADVSWLTIDKSKVTLAPGEKVTVTVGMTANVDQPGTYSASVAIKENTPYTVPPVAVTMIAQPPTSWGKLMGTVSGRSCQGAVAPLPGAVVQVDSWAMSWTFATDADGRYAYWMDRRNNPLSIIVAKDGWKPQTRQTKINNTTPTVEDFTLSPIRC; the protein is encoded by the coding sequence ATGCTGAGACGTCCACACAGGAGGGGCCTGGCCGGTCGGCTGGTGAGCGCGGGCGCGGCCCTGGTTCTCGCCGCGACCGCCATGGCCGCCACCGGCACAGGCGCACAGGCTGCGCAGACCGGAACGGGAACCGGCGCGTCCGCCGGCGACAAGATCCGCCCCGAGCTCACCCGGCAGCTCCAGGGCAAGAGCGAGGGCGACTTCTGGATCCACTTCGGCGCGAAGGCCGACCTCGGCAAGGCCGGCGCCGTCAAGGACTGGGCCAAGCGGGGCACCGCGGTCGCCGACGCGCTGAAGAAGACCGCCGCCGACAGCCAGGCGAAGATCCGCGCCGAGCTCGACCGCTCGGGCACGAAGTACCAGACCTTCTGGGCCACCAACGCCATCAAGGTCACCGGCGGTTCGCTCACCATGGCACAGAACCTCGCCGCCCACGCCGAGGTGGACGGCCTCTACGCCCCGGTCGAGTACAAGCTCCCCGAGGTGACCCAGGGCACCGACGAGAAGTCGGTGAACACCCTGGAGTGGGGCATCGCGAACATCAACGCCGACGACGTCTGGTCCCAGTACGGGGTCAAGGGCGCCGGCATCACCGTGGCGAGCATCGACAGCGGCGTCCAGTTCGACCACCCGGCGCTGGTCAACTCGTACCGCGGCAGCAACGGTGACGGCACCTTCGACCACAACTACAACTGGTTCGACGCCGCCGGCACCTGCGCCACCGCCCCGTGCGACGAGGACGGCCACGGCACCCACACGATGGGCACCATGGCCGGCTCCGACGGCGCCAACCAGATCGGCGTCGCCCCCGAGGTCAAGTGGATCGCCGCGAACGGGTGCTGCCCGACCGACGCCGCGCTGGTCTCCTCCGGCCAGTGGATGCTGGAGCCCACCGACCTCAACGGGCAGAACCCGGACGCTAGCAAGCGGCCGAACATCATCAACAACTCGTGGGGCACCACGCTGCCCTCCACCGAGCCGTTCATGGAGGACGTGACCAACGCCTGGACCGCCTCGGGCATCTTCGGCACCTGGTCCAACGGCAACAACGGGCCGGCCTGCCAGACCAGCGGTTCCCCGGGCAGCCTGGCCAGCAACTACTCGGCCGGCGCGTACGACGTCAACAACAACATCGCCAGCTTCTCCTCCCGCGGCACCGGGCAGAACGGCGAGATCAAGCCCAACCTGTCGGCGCCCGGGGTCAACGTCCGGTCCAGCGTCCCGGACAACTCCTACGCCAGCTACAGCGGCACCTCGATGGCGGCGCCGCACCTCGCCGGGGCGATCGCGCTGCTCTGGTCGGCGGCGCCCACGCTCGTCGGTGAGGTCACGGCGACCCGTGCCCTGCTGAACGACACCGCGGTGGACAAGGCCGACACCCAGTGCGGTGGCACCACCGACGACAACAACGTCTACGGCGAGGGCCGGCTGGACGCGCTGGCGCTGCTCAACGCCGCACCGATCGGCGACAACGGCACCCTTGCCGGCAAGGTGACCGACTCGGCCACCGGCGCCCCGGTCGCCGGCGCCACCATCGCCCTGACCGGTCCGGCGACCCGCTCGCTGACCACCGCCGCCGACGGGACGTACTCGTCGCTGCTGCCGGCGGGTGACTACCAGGTCACCGTCTCGGCGTTCGGCTACCAGACCAGGACGCTCACGGCGACGGTGACCAAGAACGCGACCACGACGCTCGACGTCGCGCTGACGGCGGTGCCGAGCGTCACCGTCAGCGGCCAGGTCACGGACGGCTCCGGACACGGCTGGCCGCTCTACGCGAAGGTGAGCGTCGAGGGCCTCCCCGTCTCCGACTACACCACTCCCGCCAACGGCCGTTACAGCCTGAAGCTGCCGGCCGGGGCGACCTACCGGCTCAAGGTCGAGTCGCAGTACCCGGGCTACCCGACCGTGACCAAGGAGGTCGTGGTCGGTTCGGGCAACACCACCAGCAACATCGCCGTGCCGGCCGATCCGAACGCGTGCGCCACGGCGCCCGGCTACACCGACAGCTCCGACGGCGAGTACGAGACCTTCGACGGCACCAGCGTGCCCGACGGCTGGTCCGTCGTGGACAACGCCGGCACCGGCCAGGTCTGGAAGTTCACCGACAGCGGTGACCGGGGCAACCTGACCGGCGGCTCCGGTGGGTTCGCCATCATCGACAGCGACGACTACGGCAGCGGCGGCCGGCAGGACACCTCGCTGGTCAGCCCGGTCGTGAACCTGACCGACGTCGCCGCACCGGTGATCCGGTTCAACCAGGACTTCAACTGGCTGAGCTCCGACCGGGCGGACGTCGACCTGAGCCTCGACGGCGGCACCACCTGGAGCAACGTGCTCCGGCAGGCGGCCGACGTGCGCGGGCCGCGGGTCACCGAGGTGCCCATCCCGCAGGCGGCGGGCCAGGCGCAGGTCCGGGTCCGGTTCCACTACTACGACGCTTCCTGGGAATGGTGGTGGCAGGTCGACAACGTGCTGATCGGCAGCAAGATCGTGTGCAAGCCGGTCGAGGGCGGCCTGGTGCTCGGCCACGTCCGGGACAAGAACGACAACGGCTACGTCAACGGCGCCACCGTCACGAGTGACGACCGCCCGGCGGAGAAGGCCACCACGGTGGCGACCCCGGACGACACCGAGCTCCCCGACGGCTTCTACTGGATGTTCTCGTCGCTGACCGGCCAGCACCCGTTCACCGCCAGGGCCGGCAACTACGTCAGCCAGACCAAGCAGGTCGACGTCGAGACCGACTGGGCGACGGCGGCGAACTTCCAGCTGGCCGCGGGCCGACTGGCCGTGCAGCCGACGTCGCTGACCGGCACGGTCCGGATGCCCACCGGCAAGGTCAGCAAGACCTTCACGGTGACCAACACCGGCGGGGCCCCGGTCACCGCCGAGTTCAGCGAGCGTGACGGCGGGTTCGTGCTGCAGCGGGCCGACGGGTCGCAGCTGTCCGAGCAGAAGCTGCTCGGCTCGACCGGCGCGCCGGCGCAGCGGCTCACCACCCCGACGTCGCTCGCCGCCCGTCCGTCCGGCAAGTCGGCCACCGCGGCCGCCGCGCCGGCCGGCCCCCAGGCGGAGCCCTGGACGGGCATCGCCAACTACCCGGCCAACGTGATGGACAACCGGGTGGTGAACCTCGACGGCAAGATCTACTCGATCGCCGGCGGCGACGGCACGACGTCCAGCGCGAAGAACTACGTGTACGACCCGATCGCCCAGAGCTGGACGGGGATCGCCGACCTCCCCGCCGCCCGCAACGCCATGACGGTCGGGGTGGTCGACGGCAAGATCATCGCCACCGGTGGCTGGGGCGCCGCCGGACCGGACGTCACCACCTGGTCGTACGACCCGGCGGCCAACACCTGGACGAGGAAGGCCGACAACCCCGCGCCGCGGGCCGCCGCCGGTCAGGCCGTCGCGGACGGCAAGCTGTACGCCATCGGCGGCTGCACCACGGCCAGCTGTCTGCCGATGTCCAACTCGGTGGTCCGCTACGACCCGGGCACCGACGCCTGGGAGACCCTGCCGGACTACCCGAAGTCGGTGGCGTTCGCGTCCTGCGGCGGGATCGGCGGCACGGTCTACTGCACCGGCGGCAACGACGGTTCCGTCGCGCAGAAGGCCAGCTACGCGTTCGACCCGGCCGCCAACGCCTGGACCGCCGTCGCGGACGCCCCGGCCGACAACTGGGCCAGCTCGTTCGCCGTCGCGAACGGCAAGCTCCTGGTGGTCGGTGGCTCGCAGGGCGGCGCCATCACCAACGCCGGCTTCGCGTACGACCCGGCCACCGACTCGTGGGCGAACCTGCCCAACGCCAACACCCCCCGCTACCGCGGTGGCGCGGCGTGCGGCTTCTACAAGATCGGCGGCTCCTCGGGCAGCTTCAACGCCACGAAGGACAGCGAGGTGCTGCCCGGCCTGGAGGAGTGCGCCGAGGGGCCGGCGGACGTCAGCTGGCTGACCATCGACAAGTCGAAGGTCACCCTGGCGCCCGGTGAGAAGGTCACGGTCACCGTCGGCATGACGGCCAACGTGGACCAGCCGGGCACCTACTCGGCGTCGGTCGCGATCAAGGAGAACACGCCGTACACCGTGCCGCCGGTGGCGGTCACGATGATCGCGCAGCCGCCGACCAGCTGGGGCAAGCTGATGGGCACGGTCTCCGGCAGGAGCTGCCAGGGCGCCGTCGCACCGCTTCCCGGCGCGGTCGTCCAGGTCGACTCGTGGGCGATGTCCTGGACGTTCGCCACCGACGCCGACGGCAGGTACGCCTACTGGATGGACCGGCGAAACAACCCGCTCAGCATCATCGTCGCCAAGGACGGCTGGAAGCCCCAGACGCGCCAGACGAAGATCAACAACACCACGCCCACCGTCGAGGACTTCACCCTGTCCCCCATCCGCTGCTGA
- a CDS encoding winged helix-turn-helix domain-containing protein, giving the protein MAGVPSLVIGIASSAAERRQLAQLLGGTETFLIVSSAHQARRFLDLLRAPGAARPGPARDAAADDPPPAGPPVSGLDVDSDRRVLRWREREVGLTPLEHDLLLCLARTPGQVWTYAQLHRAVWGNDHLGRGSDMHSVVRRVRRKLGRIGAVPTILAVRGIGFRLAAS; this is encoded by the coding sequence ATGGCGGGGGTGCCGTCCTTGGTCATCGGTATCGCGTCCTCGGCCGCGGAGCGCCGGCAGTTGGCCCAACTGCTCGGCGGCACCGAGACGTTCCTGATCGTCTCCAGCGCGCACCAGGCGCGACGGTTCCTCGACCTGCTCCGCGCGCCCGGTGCGGCGCGCCCGGGCCCCGCCCGCGACGCGGCCGCCGACGACCCGCCGCCGGCCGGCCCGCCGGTGTCCGGCCTGGACGTCGACTCCGACCGGCGCGTCCTGCGCTGGCGGGAGCGCGAGGTCGGGTTGACGCCACTGGAGCACGACCTCCTGCTCTGCCTCGCCCGCACACCGGGCCAGGTCTGGACCTACGCGCAGCTGCACCGGGCGGTGTGGGGCAACGACCACCTGGGGCGCGGCTCCGACATGCACTCGGTGGTGCGCCGGGTCCGGCGCAAGCTGGGCCGGATCGGCGCCGTGCCGACGATCCTCGCGGTGCGCGGCATCGGCTTCCGCCTCGCGGCGTCCTGA